A single genomic interval of Astyanax mexicanus isolate ESR-SI-001 chromosome 4, AstMex3_surface, whole genome shotgun sequence harbors:
- the LOC125801137 gene encoding E3 SUMO-protein ligase ZBED1-like — MKRAKRSAVWDHFNIVNLGKEVKCSLCNAVLKYNSSTSSLSYHLNTVHAALLHGTSAPGQPKITATLGRRACDERRAEGITERICSMIERDLMPINTVDGAGFQDLIAFLEPGYNTPSRPSITSRLEARYEKKKGELKTKLATATAVALTTDCWTALTTESYITVTCHYTDENWQLKSAVLVTTNMSDRHTADNLADKLNDVVETWGLSGRVTACVHDNARNIVQANNPTRVSWKSVACFAHTLNLAVNDGFAAAGISRAIVAAGRLVKHFHHSTIAAKALEEKQQQMSLPPHRLIQSCKTRWNSVFDMFQRLVEQRWAVSAVLSDRSVTKLADARTLELRDDYWQLMEDMAPVLGTLKCATTVMSAESEVSISNTYPITFSLINNHLGAADGDSQKVAEFKERVRDSLGERMKIKSDNLDSSTPMVATMLDPRHKHLGFLPPATRRSAHSKLLELATAERDSVTATGAAAAAAGDDVNTVQTAAPQLHGSTSAMSLLLGETYSNAHKGGVESEVDMYLKDPPALLEQNPTCWWKVNEGRFPTLAKLAKQYLCTPGTSVPSERVFSAAGLTVNRLRTRLTPDHVNMLIFLNKNI; from the exons atgaagcgGGCGAAAAGAAGTGCGGTGTGGGACCATTTCAACATTGTTAATTTAGGCAAAGAAGTCAAATGTTCTCTGTGTAATGCGGTATTAAAATACAACAGTTCTACTAGCTCACTCAGTTATCATTTGAACACCGTGCATGCAGCTCTCTTGCATGGCACCAGTGCACCTGGTCAACCTAAAATCACAGCTACACTGGGAAGGCGAGCGTGTGATGAGAGAAGGGCAGAGGGCATAACAGAGAGGATATGCAGCATGATCGAGAGAGATTTGATGCCAATCAACACAGTTGACGGTGCAGGATTTCAGGATCTCATTGCGTTCCTAGAGCCAGGCTACAATACCCCTTCGAGGCCATCAATAACCTCCCGCCTCGAAGCTCGCTACGAAAAAAAGAAGGGTGAGCTAAAAACAAAGCTAGCTACTGCTACTGCTGTAGCCCTGACAACAGATTGTTGGACGGCTCTAACAACAGAAAGTTACATTACCGTGACGTGCCACTACACTGACGAGAACTGGCAGCTAAAATCTGCAGTCCTGGTTACGACGAACATGTCGGATAGACACACCGCTGACAATTTAGCTGACAAGCTCAATGATGTTGTGGAGACTTGGGGACTCTCCGGTCGCGTTACAGCGTGTGTTCACGACAACGCTAGAAACATTGTCCAAGCAAACAACCCCACACGAGTCAGCTGGAAATCAGTTGCATGTTTTGCACACACGCTAAATCTCGCAGTCAATGATGGCTTTGCTGCTGCTGGGATAAGCAGAGCAATAGTGGCAGCGGGAAGGTTGGTGAAACATTTCCACCACAGCACAATCGCAGCCAAAGCCCTGGAAGAAAAGCAACAGCAAATGTCGCTTCCACCGCATCGCCTCATTCAATCCTGTAAAACCAGGTGGAACTCTGTCTTTGACATGTTTCAGCGCCTAGTCGAACAGCGGTGGGCCGTGTCAGCCGTGTTATCAGACCGGTCCGTGACAAAACTGGCAGATGCGAGGACGCTGGAGTTGAGAGACGACTACTGGCAGCTAATGGAAGATATGGCACCCGTGTTGGGAACCCTGAAGTGTGCAACTACGGTGATGTCTGCCGAGTCGGAGGTGTCAATCTCAAACACTTACCCCATCACCTTCAGTCTAATAAACAATCACCTCGGCGCTGCAGACGGAGACAGCCAAAAAGTCGCAGAGTTCAAGGAAAGAGTGCGAGATTCGCTGGGCGAGCGCATGAAG ATTAAGTCAGATAACCTCGACTCATCCACCCCTATGGTCGCAACTATGCTTGACCCTCGCCACAAACACCTGGGATTTCTACCTCCAGCTACCAGGAGGTCAGCTCATTCCAAACTGCTTGAACTGGCTACAGCTGAACGCGACAGCGTCACAGCAACAggtgccgccgccgccgccgctggaGACGACGTGAACACTGTCCAGACAGCAGCGCCTCAGCTACATGGGTCTACATCTGCTATGAGTTTACTCCTGGGTGAAACCTATTCCAATGCCCACAAAGGTGGCGTGGAGAGCGAAGTGGACATGTACTTAAAGGACCCTCCTGCACTTCTTGAGCAGAACCCCACATGCTGGTGGAAAGTGAATGAAGGGAGGTTTCCGACGCTGGCAAAACTAGCAAAACAGTATTTGTGTACGCCAGGCACATCAGTCCCATCTGAGCGTGTATTTTCAGCAGCTGGCCTAACTGTAAATAGACTGCGCACACGCCTTACCCCTGACCACGTTAACATGCTCATTTTCTTGAACAAAAATATATAG
- the LOC125801242 gene encoding zinc finger protein 585A-like encodes MEPSPNMEEHQHSVKSFTKQSDLKKHQRIHTGEKPYHCSDCGKSFTAQSSLKLHQRIHTGEKPYHCSDCGKSFNQQGNLKNHQRIHTGEKPYYCFDCGKSFTQQGNLKKHQRIHTGEKPHHCSDCGKSFTTQSDLKIHQRIHTGEKPYYCSDCGKSFTEQSSLKIHQRIHTGEKPYHCSDCGKSFTQQSNLKIHQRIHTGEKPYHCSDCGKSFTKQSTLKNHQRIHTGEKPYYCFDCGKSFTEQSSLKIHQRIHTGEKPYHCSDCGKSFTKQFNLKIHQRIHTGEKLYYCFDCGKSFTEQSSLKIHQRIHTGEKPYHCSDCGKSFTLQSDLKKHQRIHTGEKPYHCSDCGKSFTQQSNLKLHQRIHTGEKPYHCSDCGKSFTLQSELILHQCIHKR; translated from the coding sequence atggagccaagtcccaacatggaggaacatcagcactctgtcaagagttttactaaacagagtgatctcaaaaaacaccagcgcattcacacaggagagaaaccgtatcactgctcagactgtgggaagagttttactgcacagagtagtctcaaactgcatcagcgcattcacacaggagagaaaccgtatcactgctcagactgtgggaagagttttaatcaacagggtaatctcaaaaatcaccagcgcattcacacaggagagaaaccgtattactgtttcgactgtgggaagagttttactcaacagggtaatctcaaaaaacaccagcgcattcacacaggagagaaaccacatcactgctcagactgtgggaagagttttactacacagagtgatctcaaaatacaccagcgcattcacacaggagagaaaccgtattactgctccgattgtgggaagagttttactgaacagagtagtctcaaaatacaccagcgcattcacacaggagagaaaccgtatcactgctcagactgtgggaagagttttactcaacagagtaatctcaaaatacaccagcgcattcacacaggagagaaaccgtatcactgctcagactgtggaaagagttttactaaacagagtactctcaaaaatcaccagcgcattcacacaggagagaaaccgtattactgtttcgactgtgggaagagttttactgaacagagtagtctcaaaatacaccagcgcattcacacaggagagaaaccgtatcactgctcagactgtgggaagagttttactaaacagtttaatctcaaaatacaccagcgaattcacacaggagagaaattgtattactgtttcgactgtgggaagagttttactgaacagagtagtctcaaaatacaccagcgcattcacacaggagagaaaccgtatcactgctcagactgtgggaagagttttactttacagagtgatctcaaaaaacaccagcgcattcacacaggagagaaaccatatcactgttcagattgtgggaagagttttactcaacagagtaatctcaaactgcatcagcgcattcacacaggagagaaaccgtatcactgttcagactgtgggaagagttttactttacagagtgaacttatattacatcagtgcattcacaaaagatag